AGCAGCAAGCAAAGGCAGCAAGTGTCGTGTCTCTGAGACCTCTCCTTCCTGCCCGAATCGGCACCAACGGGGTGACACCCAGCAGCGTACATCAAGTAAGCCCTCAAATGTTTTAAGACTTGTTTTTTACACTTTGATTTAAACAGTTAGCAGTACTAAAGGGCGATAGACACCATATGCAATAGAAACCATATATTGTTGGCCATGATAGACATTTTATTTCCATCCATGTTAATGATGCACTCTAGTGCTAATGCACAAAATTGAGAGCAAAAACCTGTAACAAGCTGCAATGCGTTGTTGATGTAATTAGTAAATGGTAGAAAGTGAACAGGAGATACGGGTatggaaaaaaaagaatgatGCAATATCCATCAGTTGAATTCAAGACATCCCACATCAGCATAAAACTATACACTGCAGAGTGTGTGGGGCAACAATTCCAGCAAAGTGCAGTACTACGACTAATGTGTTTTACCGCCTCAAAAGTAAACACAATGTTGAATACGAACAATTTTCTGTTATTTAGGAAAACATAAACTAAATGTACTGCCTTCTGCACTcttttacactttttactgtcaatagtgTAGCACTATTGGAAAGACGCCTACATTATTTATATTCCAAAGAATATACTGGAATTAGGAAAAGCCAATATAGCCTAAAATGTAcacaatatatattgcagcctcctgcgatctCATATGGTATGTTAATGGTAATGGAACCATTTCAAAATtgtttacaaaggctcctaatttggctgtatTTTATTACTGTATTGCGTTTAGGTGTTGGGCGATATGgctaaaaactgtatcacgatataagtttgTATATTGGTCGATGTcgttaattatttatattttttatgacctttagacaatatggaccaggagaaaaattataaatattaacattttgATTTTAAATGTACCCTTCCTCTGATATCCCTTtcgctatcaaggcagaaaggaaattaaaggcctactaaaatgaattttttttatttaaacggggatagcagatctattctatgtgtcatacttgatcatttcgcgatattgccatatttttgctgaaaggatttagtatagaacaacgacgataaagatcgcaacttttggtatctgataaaaaaaggcttgcccctaccggaagtagcgtgacgtagtcaattgaacatatacgcaaagttccctattgtttacaatgatggccacatgaagtgagagagattcggaccgagaaagcgacaatttccccattaatttgagcgaggatgaaagatttgtggatgagtaaagtgcaagtgaaggactagtggggagttgaagctattcagccggggggtgacctgatattcagctgggaatgactacaacagtaaataaacacaagacatatatatactctattagccacaacacaaccaggcttatatttaatatgccacaaattaatcctgcataaaaacacctacgtgtttgttatgctagctcctagctcctctgctagctcctagctccatagaacgcgccaatacaattcaaacacctgatcaacacacacaatcactcagcccaaaagaccgttcacctaacccaaggttcataaagcttatatatttttaaaaagttacctacgtgacgcgcacatacggtcaagctatcaaatgtttagcagccaaggctgcatactcacggtacctgatattcagctgggaatgactacaacagtaaataaacacaagacatatatatactctattagccacaacacaaccaggcttatatttaatatgccacaaattaatcctgcataaaaacacctacgtctttgttatgctaactcctagctcctatgctagctcctagctccatagaacacgccatacaattcaaacacctgatcaacacacacaatcactcagcccaaaagaccgttcacctaacccaaggttcataaagcttatatattttaaaaaagttacgtacatacgcaaaaaaaaagttgcgcacatacggtcaagcgatcaaatgtttagaagccaaagctgcatactcacggtagcacgtctgcgtctttgtcatccaaatcaaagtaatcctggtaacaGTCTGTGTTGtgccagttctctacaggcgtctgtgtatcgaagtcaaaagtcctcctggttagagtctctgttatccgagttcttccatcttgactgcatctttcgggaatgtaaacaaagacgcgccggctgtgtactgttgttgctgacttcgttcgaaaaatacgtccgtttcgcaccgacaactttcttctttgcttgctcagcttctttctccataatgcaatgaacataattgcaacagattcacgaacacagatgtccagaatactgtggaattatgaaatgaaaacagagctttttcgtattggcttcaatgtggaaggcatacccgtgttccccgggctacgtcacgcgcatacgtcatcctcagaggcgtttcgaaccggaagtttagcggcaaatttaaaatgtcactttataagttaacccggccgtattggcatgtgttataatgttaagatttcatcattgatatataaactatcagactgcgtggtcggtagtagtgggtttcagtaggcctttaaaccatggaaaacaatcagtaaatgtaaacaaaattctaaaatcacaatatacacttaacaataacctctttagGGTGcacaaataaggaatatgtaagaaattccCAATAAAGttcaacaaaatagtgcaaagtgtgaaaatgtaaacttcGAGAAACCTGGGAAGAACAGGTatttgcaggtttagtgccaggaagttaaaTAGTCTGTAACATATAATCTGgtctgttattcctatttaagtatggAAATGAATTTAtgctatgcagtaattattatttgaatattattgaaccaaattattttaaagtggcagCACCCGAgtgtgtttatttaacagtagaattgaCTGAGCAGAGTGAGCCCTTTTTTCACTCATTCACAATTTTTGTCTTGGTAGGCGTAGAGCAAGACCACTCTCTTACAAACGAACATTGCCTCCCAATACGCAACTCAGTAGTGACAAGTTCTGCAAAGTAACAAAATTAAgtggaaaaaatatgattacaaagtcAAATGTCCCATTGTGGCAATATATCAGCTTCATCCCGTATAGGCCATACGAGCCTACAAACACGAACAAACTACCAAGAATGCCTTGATCCAGTGAGGGCAACAACTAAAAAAAGACAACGAGACGTAGTTTTTTGGTTCAATATTTTAGttacatttttgcttacagaGATGAGagtccatttttattttttgcttgtTTATTCATTTAGGATAACTAAAAGTTACTTACCTTCCAGTACATTGGAATGTAAGTACATTGGTAAACAAttatacagtaatgagaaatacaagtttatatccttttaaaatggttacttcaatcaatcaatcaatcaatcaatgtttatttatatagccctaaatcacaagtgtctcaaaggggcggttggtagagtggccgtgccagcaacttgaggtttacaggttcgatccccgcttccgccatcctagtcactgccgttgtgtccttaggcaagacactttacccacctgctccaagtgccacccacactggtttaaatgtaacttagatattgggtttcactatgtaaaagcgccttgagtcactagagaaaagcgctatataaatatatatttttttaaaaagggctgcacaagccacaacgacatcctcggttcagagcccacataagggcaaggaaaaactcacaatccagtgggatgtcaatatgaatgactatgagaaaccttggagaggaccgcagatgtgggtgaccccccacccccccgcccctctaggggagaccggatgcaatggacgtcgagtgggtctagcataatattgtgaaagtccagtccatagtggatctaacataatagtgagagtacagtccatagtggggccagcaggagaccatcccaagcttgtattattattatatgttatgaTTACATGACACTATAAACACTTTATATTTTATATGGGTGTATATACCAGGGTATCCCCGGGTCcttaaaaagtttttaaaaaaaagtcttgaaTCCAATAATATTAATTTAGGCCTTAAAATGCCTAAAATCCTCCTAAtatctcataaaaggtcttaaatacaattttgaaaggtcttaaaaatctattgacgttacttttgtttaaaacatgcataaactccagtctcgctttgaaatgtttctgcttttgaggacgctataacgTCACTACACAGCGGAACTAACTGTGCTGCCCGGTGAGAATTTATCAAACACCACCAGCTATTGCTGTGGGTTGACAGCTTAGTTAGCATAGTAGTGGAGAAAACTTAacgaaagcccacagcaaagccaaatTACTTGCATAATATTGGGTAAGTAAAAGTTAAAATGATTTGTGTTTCCTGAGCAATCAATTTAATGCATGGTTGAAGCCGGTGGATGGAAACGTATAAAGTGTTTAGTACCCAGATGTGCAGCCATCGAGGAGGGAAGCGTTTGTAAACATGGCGGTGAAAGAGAATGGAATGATAATGTAAAGGTCAAAAATCCGGGATAAATCTgtgtcaaaagatgctgaaatgccacaaacacttgcacaacttTACAAAGATAAACGTAAcccccccaaaggagtgttatgtgtgttaaGTGGTGCCAATTGCCGAAGGAGATCAATATGAGATGTTTAGTAGTGAAATCATACTATTGCATACAGTAAGCACACGCTAATTTCTCTGTGGTTGTAGTGTACTCAGCAGTGAAactattaaataaaaaacataagtctcttatattatttctattatgtgcagggatgatgttcgaaaccggttctcccgattgttcgataagaaaagaaccgaatccatggattcgaatccctttttgagaaccggttaccgttatcgaagccactataccgtattttcgcgaccatagggcgcaccgcaccgtattaaaaggcgccgtgtcagttacgggtgctatttctgtatttaacgcatgaATAAGGCCCAGCGTATTTTTGGGcggttaaacatacgctagcttaaaacatacgctagcatgcatggacgctgttttaaaaaggcagcaggaacAAAGCTGAGtttggttgtactttattgaagtatttttcaatgtactcacattattttttgatcaatcctcatctacaaatccatcaaagtcctctgtgttcgaaatgaacagctgggcaagttctccatcaaacatgccagattccctctcctcattttcaaagtcagtctcgttgaccattagcatagcaagctagcacaacagtaaaagccgacttctcttgccccgttgtgcgtatcgatttgctaccgtgctggtccccttcttctccactgtgtgcttcaccgggatgtcggaagtgagcggcacctcgtccatgttggtaaTGTGTTTGTCGGCAACTTTTtaatttacaacgcacatagcagcactatatgctcactggggccgtgcctttagcgtcctctctcacctgaaaccttcaccctataacggccgcatgctgtcctcagttacgtccgcttttccttcatataaacagcgtgccggcccagtcacataacatctatggcttgcacacacaacaacctatctggattcgagaagagattcgataaggaatcggttcgataagaggattcgataatgggctcgaactcgataatttgttaacgaacatcatccctaattatttGTTCCAATAATTTAAGGTCAGCTTCTCATgcctaatcttttctccaagtttatgCAGCAACCAACATTAAAAGCGGTTGCCTGTTTAATGTTTACACTCATCTTATTGTGGGGTGAGGAAAGCAATGGAGATTTGTGAATGTCGTCTTGTCATGCCTAAATAAAAACTACGGTAGTCTTTGTGTAttagcaatatgtttttttttttttaaaagtcacaaaaaaacggtaaaaatgtATCCATACAcaccagatacaaaatgagctgagcacatttgaatgttatccacattattcacatccaaattctgtTTGAGGCTTGCAAGCCATAATCACCTTCCTTCTTTTTAGACAATCACTCTGTCTGCACACactgtttttcacaactttgtgcagatacagTAGAACTTTAGATGTTTTTATTGCTTTGCTCAATTCTGATAGACGAAAAAAACATTACCaaagttaaccatttagctttagcagagatgctaactgtccctttcacagacaatatattgttgtgctttcctctacCATTGCTGATGTTGATGTTACATAAAAACACTTAATAGGAAGCGcactgcaccttttgcaagaaaacacttctATGGCAAATCTGAAAATTGGCTGTTACGatgtttgctaatatttttttcaGTTAGTTTACACTAGAGAAGCTCctggtgtatttagttagtttaaccaTGTTGTattccaatgtgaaagagcagtaaattaatttataaacttaAAATTCTTTGATTTTACTTTGTCGTGTTTTTTGtccgtatggatgtgaaatggtcttaaattattttcaGGATGGTCTTAAAAAAGCCTTAAAAAGTCTTACATTTgacatgttgaaacctgcagagaccctgtatATAGTTTATAGTATATAGCATGATgtgcaaaacacaaaaccagtgaagttggcacattgtgtaatttgtacataaaaacaaaatacaatgatttgcaaatccttttcaacttatatcaattgaatacactgcaaagacaagatatttaatgttcgaactgagaaacgcatttttttttggtaaacaatcattaacttagaatttaatggcagcaacacattgcaaaaaagttgggacgggggcatttttaccactgtgttaaatggcctttccttttaacaactctcagtaaatgtttgggaactgaggagaccaatttttgaagcttttcaggtggaattatttcccattcttgcttgatgtacagcttaagttgttcaacagtatgAGCTCTCCGGACTTTATCTTcactttttcaatgggagacaggtctggattacaggcaggccagtctagtacccacatgctttactacgaagccacgctgttgtaacacgtgcagaatgtggcctggcattgtcttgctgaaataagcagggacgtccatgaaaaagacgttgcttggttggcaacatatgttgctccaaaacctgtatgtacctttcagcattaatggtgccttcacagatgtgtaagttacccatgccttggccactaatacacccccataccatcacagatgctgggttttaaactttgcgcctataacagtccggatggttattttcccctttggtccggaggacatgacgtccacagtttccatttGAAAtgaggactcgtcagaccacagaacacttttccacattgcatcagtccatcttagatgagcttgggcccagcgaagcctgcaGCGTTTCTGTGTGTTTTTGATAAGTGGCTTTCGTTTtggatagtagagttttaacttgtacttacagatgtagcgacgaactgtagttactgacagtggttttctgaattgttcctgagcccatgtggtgataacctttacacactgatgtcgctttttgatgcagtactgcctgaggaatTGAAAGTTGGGGCATTGCcccttacgtgcagggatttctccagattctctgaaccttttgatgatattaggggccgtagatggtgaaatccgtaaattccttgcagtagctcgttgagaaatgttgttcttaaactgttcgaaaatttgctcacgcatttgttcacaaagtggtgaccctcgccccatccttgtttgtgaagaaCTGAaaatttcatgaaagctgcttttatccCCAATCATGGcgcacacctgttcccaattagcctgttcacctgtagtatgttccaaataagcatttgatgagcattcctcaactttctcagtcttttttgccacttgtgccagcttttttgaaacatgttgcaggcatcaaattccaaatgagctaatatttgcaaaaatctacaaagtttaccagttcgaacgctaAGTATCCTgtcattgcagtctattcaattgaatataagtagaaaaggattttcaaatcattgtatcctgtttttatttacaatttacacagtgttccaacttcactggttttgggttttatagttAGAAGCTCTGAGTCTGCCTGCTCTGCATAAaaccaaatatttttgaaaatgaattATTCCATATTGtgctaatgtgtggcaccttaagACCAGAATATGTTGAAtggcagtctaaaagtaacaaatTCTTCCTTCGCTTCTTATTTTTgctgttttatgcatttttatgtataaaatataaaaatcttcaatcgcaattttggagagagAAAAATCGCAGTtaggttttttttctaaatcgTGCAGCCATCGTCTATGGATcaggtttattttgaacatgcatctaATTAGAGTATGATGCATCACATTGTTTCAGTTTATCTTTACATGTTCGAAAAGTAGTAGTAAGAAGCAAGGCTTATTTCATCCCGTCCCTTTTCCTTTTTTATAGCAGTTACTTACACATATTCCTGTTTTCCATTTATACACAATTTACTtcataaataataaaatagttAAATAATCTTATCCATCTCACTATATGATCATCATCTCATTTGTCAATCATGTTTAAAGTGTTTCTCAGGATTCTCCTTTTTTGTACtttaacactttaagtttgaacagtttcttaaactgcatcatattagtacattgtttgacgtCTTTGCTTTATTCATCCCATAATTTAGTTTCACATACTGATTGACACACTGAAGGTTTTAGGTgcagtacatgcatacaaatgttttaaattagcttTTACTTTAaggatatatttattttattttgttgagaagaatgttgtacattcttgggtaacaggttattgttagctttgtacataattttagctgtttgcaaatgcaccaaatcattgatttcaatatttttgattgttGCGATATAGAGTTGAGACTGTATCGCTCATCCCTAGTTAGTTAGCAGtgttattaaacaaacaaaatggtGACACTTCCATCTTCTCCTTCCAGGTGACGCCGCCGCTCTCTTCTCCTTCCATGCAGTCCATCCAGCCAGCCATCTTCCCTGTCAACATGCCCCTGACCCCTGACCTCTCCCCAATGTCCACCCCCTTCGTCCCCTTCCAGCCCAAGCCAAAAGACACAAAGGATCGAGTGGAGTCAGCGGCTCTGCCTCCGGGCATTCTCCTCTCAGCCCTGCCTCGCCATTTTGTGAGTGGGTCTTTGGGTGGCTTCAGCCCCATCAAAGGTTTATGTCCCTTGGATGTGCTCAGGAACTGCGTGGGCTTCCAGAGAGTCCCCCAGAGCCCGGCCCCTACTTCCCAAGAGCCGATCCAGCAACACGCCACTATCTACACCCCCCAGCTAAAACACGAAAGGTCAGAAAGCCCTCGCCCGAGTGGAGAGCAGGTGCCGTCTTCTCCCCACCCGCTTCCACTGCAACACAACTTGTTGTCAGGTCGCAATGGTGATGAAGACGCCCACAGAGGAGGCATCCGGGATGCCAGGAACCGTCACCCTCTCCCCCCCCTGCGGGTACTGCCTTTGGATATAGACTGCAGTGTTCAGGTACGACAGCTGATGAGGACTCGTCTGGGCGCAACTCAGTTCCAGACTTTCACGCGCCGACTCTCTGAGGCGCTGTCCCAAGACCTGAGTGCCAAGCCCCCATGCTCGCCCATCACCCCTCCCCCAGAACAAGCCCTGCCCCTCAACCTCAgcaagcgctttataaataaaagacCCAGCAGCGAGACACCTGAGCAGAGTCTCGCTTCGACTAACGGAACCACAGATGAGCCGTCGCCTAAGAAAGTAAGACCTGACTCTTCGGCGCAAGCGGAGGAATTCAGCCTAAGCGGGCGGTCCGCCTTGGGGAGCCCAGGAACGGAAGGCCAAGGGGTGGGACTCAAGAACCAGGAGGAACCAGCTGACCTGAGCTCCCCCAGCAGGATCAGGGCCTTCCTGCTTGGGCTGCCACCGTTCCAGGTCAAACTGGACGAGGATCTGAACGGGAGGTTTGGAAAGGTCCTTCCTTTGGGATCTGAGGTTGAAAACCAGAGGATTGTTCCAGAGGGAGCACAGATTAAGAAAGAAGCAGGAGTGGAGCTAACAGAGAGAAGCAACCAGACGTTGGAATCGCTGCCCAAACAGGTAGAGTTTGTCTTTAGTGAAAATGTTGAGATGGTGAAAGAGGATGTCAACGAGGAAGGGAACCCCTCAGTTGGCCAAATGGAGGACTTGCGTGGTCAAACGATAGCTAGTGTGGAAAAGATCCAGTGTGACGTGGAGGCCTCCAAGGGCCACTCAAGCTCTGGTCTTCCCCAGGCAAACACTCTGGCCCTGGCCCAGCGGagctgaagagtccacatttagACTGATCCACACTTGGCTATTAATTGTCCCAGAAAAGTCAGGAGTCCACCAGGGGGCGCTATGGTGTAAGTCAGTGACTGGACATCTTTTCCTTTAAAACACTTACtgctttctttttgtgtgtgtgtgcgtgtgtgtgggtgtgtgtgtgtgtgtgtgttttgttgacTCTTTAACTACACACACAGACAATCACAAATCTGTTTCACgccgtttttgtttgtttccagtGCAACAAGAGTGAGACTCTTGAACAAACACTGCCatgaccccccctcccccacaggACTCCGTTATTCAAACAACATATTGAATAAGATCCAAGTTCAAAGATAATTCTATTGCATATATGGGTGATGCTATGCATCTAAACGTCAGAATAAGCATCTGTTCTGTAGTTCGGTCGCTTACTTTGAAATCGTACTCTACTTCTGTAGAGAAATTGTTTGTGGGGTTTTTCTTTTAGATGTCGTTCGGAGCTGCAAGTGAAACAATATTATAGCTCGTCACGTGAAAGCGCTCCTGTAGTTCTGCTCGTTAGCTCGACGTTATACTCTACTATTAGCTCGCTGTTCTGACACATACGTGCCTTAAAAGGCCTTAAAGAGATACCTTGATGTTGGACCTGTTTTCACTACTCTTGACtttcagtaaaataagagaaattgGATGGAAAAAAATGTAAAGATACCACCAAAAATTAACACTAACACAAACGTTTGTGTCAAGGTATCCCTTTTAATGGCTGCCCCCTTTTTTAAATCATCTTTACTTAATGGGTCAAATTTGCACACCTGCTGTTCTCCATATTTATATGCCTGTCATGTATTTGTTTTCTACAATGCAAAGTAGTgcaactactactattactactacaactactagtactactacatcCTTACAATGGTCTGGTGCTCTTTCTCTCTTATGTAGCGGTTGTTTTGATTTCTTAAAAAGCTGCAAATCATTCCAACAAGTCACGCAACACATTTATTTCTTTGTTTACTTGTTAATGAACAGtttgcagcttttttttttttttttttgtgacacacGCCGCAAATATACGCGCCAAAGTTTATACAACCTGCCGCACTCAAACCTCTGCAAACACTACAACACAAAAATGGCAAACTTTAAAAATAGTCTGCTCTTGTTTCCTCCTTCACTGGTGGAACGGAAGATGGTGAAATACTTCCTGTTTGTATGATAAATCCTTgaatcatatttaaaaaaatctttgcagtaatatactatatgtatgtatatacagtatgtatatatatatatatatatatatatatatatatatatatatatatatatatatatatattatacacacacatacatacatacatacattcacatatatatatatatatatatatatatatatatatatatatatatatatatatatatatatatatatatatatatatatatattatacacacacatacatacatacattcacatatatatatatatatatatatatatatatatatatatatatatatatatatatatatattatacacacacatacatacatacatttatatatatatatatatatatatacatatgtatgtgtgtatatatatttatatatacacacaagtatatatatatacatatgtatgtgtgtggtgtgtatatatatatatatatatatatatacacacacatgtatatatgcgtgtgtgaatgtatatatacattattgtatgtgtgtatatgtatatatacatatgtgtgtgtgtgtgtgtgtatatatatacacgtgtgtgtgtatgtgtatatatatatatatatatatatacacacgtatgtatgtgtgtgtgtgtgtatatatatacatgtgtgtatgtgtatgtatgtatatatactgtatatacacgtatgtgtgtgtgtgtgtgtatatatatatatacaatatatatatatatata
This Entelurus aequoreus isolate RoL-2023_Sb linkage group LG05, RoL_Eaeq_v1.1, whole genome shotgun sequence DNA region includes the following protein-coding sequences:
- the zgc:77151 gene encoding AT-rich interactive domain-containing protein 5B — its product is MEHNAIQWLGAPSCQRGSYAFYKSVSSKARSDSPVQVWKLGEFYFIRCGPQDPICIAEVTLLWEDQTQHHLLASTRLYFLPEDTPKGRNREHGEDEVLAVSRKMVIRVEDLVRWSCAEPAGWSSRSKIAPCILNGLHKPPQSNDDGGGNNKTSTDCKTENGVTDSQSVKVLSYPQYCRFRSLQRRIHDGARGPALQDAHLLALGGVRVTPSIRLMYCRDTFNHPTLENSVSFSWQFRCPSLSLRGRPRKRRGRDGKDGSTCSQSESWIERMKENVMGSVEEGGDDSWLPHPDEQLFLDELFSFMDHLGSPIHKVPNLGFKKIDLFLMYSVVRRLGGYEKVTSDRLWKIVYNELGGCPGSTSAATCTRRHYERLMLPYEEHLRAGGMELKIPVSSLPVKPKGIRGRKPLPRGRKPGPKVKDKMTVTPPTGTVTNLDGTVVIKRGRGRPPGKRNKATLIAQAKVLAQQQAKAASVVSLRPLLPARIGTNGVTPSSVHQVTPPLSSPSMQSIQPAIFPVNMPLTPDLSPMSTPFVPFQPKPKDTKDRVESAALPPGILLSALPRHFVSGSLGGFSPIKGLCPLDVLRNCVGFQRVPQSPAPTSQEPIQQHATIYTPQLKHERSESPRPSGEQVPSSPHPLPLQHNLLSGRNGDEDAHRGGIRDARNRHPLPPLRVLPLDIDCSVQVRQLMRTRLGATQFQTFTRRLSEALSQDLSAKPPCSPITPPPEQALPLNLSKRFINKRPSSETPEQSLASTNGTTDEPSPKKVRPDSSAQAEEFSLSGRSALGSPGTEGQGVGLKNQEEPADLSSPSRIRAFLLGLPPFQVKLDEDLNGRFGKVLPLGSEVENQRIVPEGAQIKKEAGVELTERSNQTLESLPKQVEFVFSENVEMVKEDVNEEGNPSVGQMEDLRGQTIASVEKIQCDVEASKGHSSSGLPQANTLALAQRS